Proteins from one Streptomyces sp. NBC_00390 genomic window:
- the leuE gene encoding leucine efflux protein LeuE: MLGVTDLPTYLAGLVLIILLPGPNSLYVLSVAARRGVRTGYRAAAGVWCGDTVLMVLSAAGVASLLQANDLLFGIVKFAGAGYLTWLAVGMLRAAWSMWRTRRELTAEPAGASETAADGERPFRRAFVISLFNPKAILFFIAFFVQFVDPGYAYPALSFVVLGGLAQVASVLYLTLLIFTGTHLAAAFRRRKRLSAGATSAAGALFLGFAVKLSLSSA, encoded by the coding sequence ATGCTGGGTGTCACCGATCTGCCGACCTATCTCGCAGGGCTCGTTCTGATCATTCTCCTTCCGGGGCCGAACTCGCTGTACGTGCTCTCGGTCGCCGCGCGGCGGGGCGTGCGCACGGGGTACCGGGCGGCCGCAGGTGTGTGGTGCGGTGACACCGTTCTGATGGTGCTGTCCGCGGCGGGCGTCGCCTCGCTGCTGCAGGCCAACGACCTGCTCTTCGGGATCGTGAAGTTCGCCGGCGCCGGCTATCTGACCTGGCTGGCGGTCGGGATGCTGCGGGCCGCCTGGTCGATGTGGCGCACCCGCCGCGAGCTGACGGCCGAGCCGGCGGGGGCCTCCGAAACCGCGGCGGACGGCGAACGCCCGTTCCGCCGGGCCTTTGTGATCAGCCTCTTCAACCCGAAGGCGATCCTCTTCTTCATCGCCTTCTTCGTGCAGTTCGTCGACCCCGGGTACGCCTACCCGGCGCTGTCCTTCGTCGTGCTCGGTGGGCTCGCTCAGGTCGCGAGCGTGCTGTACCTGACCCTGCTGATATTCACCGGCACTCATCTCGCGGCCGCCTTCCGCCGCCGCAAGCGCCTGTCGGCGGGGGCCACATCGGCGGCCGGTGCGCTGTTCCTCGGCTTCGCCGTGAAGCTCTCGCTCAGCAGCGCGTGA